From a region of the Babylonia areolata isolate BAREFJ2019XMU chromosome 21, ASM4173473v1, whole genome shotgun sequence genome:
- the LOC143296431 gene encoding ecdysteroid-regulated 16 kDa protein-like: MEAVKMFMLYAALLTTATTAMVAAKCTITPPKECDTNSPKNVVQSAQVNGTCDNTTTPETPIFVVGESYEVKLNFKPLKDAKFAKTVLKAKYGPFVMPLKVDDPDACKGKGLTCPLKADTSYTFTDDFTVPTSPHIYEPIRITLLWSLVNKAPSSEGEDNDNNNDGKNDGDLIFCVQIPALFKPKPTTTAPPRAVSLDGEPDFRVVH; the protein is encoded by the exons ATGGAAGCTGTAAAAATGTTCATGTTGTATGCTGCTCTGTTGACGACAGCGACGACAGCGATGGTCGCGGCGAAGTGTACCATTACACCCCCCAAAGAGTGCG ACACGAACTCCCCGAAAAACGTGGTGCAGTCGGCACAGGTGAACGGAACCtgtgacaacaccaccaccccagagACGCCGATCTTTGTCGTCGGCGAAAGCTATGAAGTCAAGCTGAACTTCAAACCCC TGAAGGACGCCAAGTTCGCCAAGACGGTGCTGAAGGCCAAGTATGGACCCTTCGTGATGCCGCTCAAAGTGGACGATCCGGACGCGTGCAAGGGCAAGGGCCTCACCTGCCCGCTCAAGGCCGACACCAGCTACACCTTCACCGATGACTTCACtgtccccacctcaccccacatctaTGAACCC ATAAGGATCACCCTCCTGTGGAGTTTGGTGAACAAGGCGCCGTCGTCTGAAGGTGaagataacgacaacaacaacgacggcaaAAACGACGGCGACCTCATCTTTTGTGTTCAGATCCCCGCGCTCTTCAAACCgaaacccaccaccaccgccccgccCCGTGCAGTGTCTCTTGATGGGGAACCGGACTTCCGAGTTGTGCACTGA